In one Tachysurus vachellii isolate PV-2020 chromosome 24, HZAU_Pvac_v1, whole genome shotgun sequence genomic region, the following are encoded:
- the cbsa gene encoding cystathionine beta-synthase a, with translation MPSVPSTTENDISKPSCPFAGRKTTSSSDGLFQKNGNESTESVIERWIRPDLPSKCTWSLEAAQTDSPHKHALRMDTPNILPNILKKIGDTPMVRINKINKMYDLKCELLAKCEFFNAGGSVKDRISLRMVEDAESAGILKPGDTIIEPTSGNTGIGLALAAAVKGYRCIIVMPEKMSMEKVDVLRALGAEIVRTPTSARFDSPESHVGVAWRLKNEIPNSHILDQYRNPSNPLAHYDTTAEEILEQCDGKVDMLVAGAGTGGTITGVARKLKEKCPNIKIIAVDPEGSILAEPEELNQTDKTQYEVEGIGYDFIPTVLDRSVVDSWYKSNDEESFAMSRMLIRDEGLLCGGSSGTAMAAAVKMAKELKEGQRCVVILPDSIRNYMSKFLSDNWMYQKGFLTAEDSMVKKPWWWNLRLQSLNLSAPLTVLPTVTCQKTIKILKEKAFDQAPVVDESGVILGMVTLGNMLASVLAGKIKPSDPVSKVLYKQFKQICLTDNLGKLSRILETDHFALVVHEQIQYLTDGSTIMKHMVFGVVTAIDLLNFVTAHEKRERSISECTDDQ, from the exons ATGCCTTCAGTGCCTTCTACTACGGAGAATGATATCTCCAAACCTTCCTGTCCCTTTGCTGGCAGAAAGACCACCAGCAGTAGTGATGGACTTTTCCAGAAAAATGGGAACGAAAGCACTGAGAGTGTCATCGAGAGATGGATCCGTCCTGACCTTCCCAGCAAGTGCACATGGAGCCTGGAAGCAGCACAAACTGACTCcccacacaaacatgcactcaG gatGGATACTCCAAACATCTTACCCAACATCCTCAAAAAAATTGGGGATACACCAATGGTGCGCATCAACAAGATCAACAAGATGTACGACCTCAagtgtgagctgt TGGCAAAGTGTGAGTTCTTCAATGCCGGTGGCAGTGTTAAAGACAGGATCAGTCTACGCATGGTTGAGGATGCAGAGAGTGCAGGAATTCTTAAACCTGGAGATACCATCATAGAGCCTACTTCTGGAAATACTG gtatTGGCTTAGCTCTGGCTGCTGCTGTGAAGGGCTACCGCTGCATCATTGTCATGCCTGAAAAAATGAGTATGGAAAAG GTGGACGTGTTGAGAGCACTCGGCGCAGAGATAGTCCGCACACCTACCAGCGCCCGTTTTGATTCCCCAGAGTCCCATGTTGGTGTTGCTTGGCGCCTGAAGAACGAAATCCCCAATTCTCACATTCTGGACCAGTACCGTAATCCCAGCAACCCCCTGGCTCATTATGACACCACGGCTGAGGAGATCCTAGAGCAGTGTGACG GAAAAGTGGATATGCTGGTAGCAGGAGCTGGCACTGGAGGAACCATCACTGGTGTAGCCCGCAAACTGAAGGAGAAATGTCCCAACATTAAG ATAATTGCTGTGGACCCAGAGGGATCCATTCTTGCTGAACCAGAGGAGCTGAACCAGACAGATAAGACGCAGTATGAGGTGGAGGGCATTGGATATGACTTCATTCCTACTGTACTTGACAGATCT GTGGTGGACAGCTGGTACAAGTCCAACGATGAAGAGTCATTTGCTATGTCTCGTATGCTTATAAGAGACGAAGGTCTACTTTGCG GTGGCAGTTCAGGCACGGCCATGGCAGCGGCAGTGAAGATGGCTAAAGAGCTGAAGGAAGGGCAGCGCTGTGTGGTCATTCTTCCTGATTCCATCCGCAACTACAT gtcCAAGTTCCTGAGTGACAACTGGATGTACCAAAAAGGTTTCCTCACTGCAGAAGACAGCATGGTTAAGAAACCCTG GTGGTGGAATCTCAGGTTGCAGAGTTTGAACCTTTCGGCTCCTCTCACTGTACTGCCCACAGTCACCTGTCAAAAAACCATCAAGATTCTGAAAGAAAAGGCATTTGATCAAGCACCTGTTGTAGATGAGTCTGG GGTCATACTTGGTATGGTAACTCTGGGGAACATGTTAGCCTCTGTGCTAGCTGGAAAGATCAAACCATCCGATCCTGTCAGCAAAGTGCTCTACAAACAGTTCAAACAG ATTTGTCTAACTGATAACCTCGGTAAACTCTCTCGGATCCTGGAGACAGATCACTTTGCCCTGGTGGTGCACGAGCAAATTCAGT